The Kribbella sp. HUAS MG21 genome includes the window TGCAGATCCTCGACGCGGAGCAGGTGCTGGACTACTCCGAGCTGATCCACCGTGCGGTGATCCTGGCGCAGCAGCCGCAGGTGCGGGCGAAGCTGCGCAGCGAGTTCAAAGCGGTGTTCGTGGACGAGTACCAGGACACCGATCCCGGCCAGACCAAGCTGCTGCAGGCGATCGCGGGCGACGGCCGCGACCTGGTCGTCGTCGGCGATCCGGACCAGTCGATCTACACGTTCCGCGGGGCGGACGTGCGCGGCCTGCTGCGGTTCACCGACGAGTTCCGGACCCGCGACGGCGCCGAGGCCGCGCAGATCGCGTTGGGTACGACGCGACGCTTCGGGACCACGCTGCAACGGGTGTCGCGCAACGTCGTGAACCGGCTCGGCGTCCCCGGATCGCTGGACCGGGACACCTTCGACCGCTTCCGGAACCCGGATGCCTCGTCGTGTGTCTACGGCCCGGGCAAGGTCGAGGCGAACCTGTACTCGACGAGCGGCGCCGAGCTCGAGCACATCGCGGACCTGCTCCGCCGGGCGCACGTCCAGGACGGCATCGGGTGGAGCGAGATGGCCGTCCTGGTGCGCTCCGGGAGCCGGTCGATCCCGCCGCTGCGCCGGGCGTTGTCGGCGGCCGGCATCCCAGTCGATGTCGCCGGTGACGAGCTGCCGCTGTCGCGTGAGCCCGCCGTACGGCCGATGCTGCTGGCGTTGCGCGCGGTGGCCGATCCGGAGACGCTGACCGTCGACGTCGTGCGGGCGCTGGCGCTGTCGCCGTTGGGCGCGATGGACGCAGGGCAGTTGCGACGGCTGGCACGGGTACTGCGACGGCGGGACCGGGACGCGGCGGGTGGCCAGCGGTTGCCGCGGTCGTCGGACGAGCTGTTGCGGGACGCGTTGCTGAATCCGTTGCTGCTGGACGAGGAGGCGTCGCCGGCCGAGGCGCGGTTCGCGGCGCTCGGCGAGCGGTTGCTCAAGGCACGGAACATCGTGACCGCGGGCGCGGCGCCGGACGAGGTGATGTGGTCGCTGTGGTCGGACTCGCCGTGGTTGCGGCGGTTGCGCGGCCAGGCGTCGGCGGGCGGCGAGACCGCGCGGACCGCGAACCGGGACCTGGATTCGTTGTGCGCGCTGTTCGACGCGGCCGGCCGCGCGGAGGAACAGGTCGGGTTCAAGGGCGTTTCGGCGTTCCTGTCGGAGTTGGAGTCGCTCGACATCGCCGCCGACAACCGGTTCGACGGGACCTATCGCGAGGCCGGCGTACAGCTCATGACGGCGCACCGGTCGAAGGGCCTGCAGTGGCGGCTGGTCGTGGTCGCGTCGGTCCAGGAAGGCCAGTGGCCGGACCTCCGGCGGCGGGGTTCGTTGCTCGAGCCGGACCGGTTGGGGACCGACGGCCTGATCGATCCGTTGTCGGCGGGCGCGTTGCTGGCCGAGGAGAGACGGTTGTTCTACGTCGCGATCACGCGCGCCCGCGAGCGATTGATCGTGACCGCCGTCCAGGCGCCCGAGGCCGACGGCGATCAACCATCACGTTTTCTTGCCGAGCTGGACATTCCTTTGAAACTCGTGGCGGGACGGCCGCGGCGCCCGCTGTCGTTGCCCGGTCTGGTCGCGGATCTGCGCTGCGTGCTGGCGGATCCGGCGTCGTCGCCTGCCTTGAAGCGGGTGGCGGCTGATCGGCTGGCCAAGCTGGCGGACGCGATCGACGAGCGGGAGCAGCCGCTGGTGCCGACCGCGGACCCGTCGCGCTGGTGGGGCGTGCGGGAGCGGACGGAGTCCGTGCGGCCGGTCGCCGATCCCGACCAGCCGGTGCCGTTGTCGGGGAGTGCGCTGACGACGATCGTGGACTGTCCGTTGCGCTGGTTCCTGACCCGGCGGGCGGGCGGCGAGACGCAGAGTACGTCGGCGCTCGGGTTCGGGTCGGTGCTGCACGCGCTGGCGGACGCGGTCGCGACCGGGACGCTGCCGCCGTCGGTCGACGAGCTGAACGGCTGGCTGGACAAGGTGTGGACGCAGCTCGAGTTCGAGTCCGCGTGGATCTCGGACCGCGAGCGCGGTGAGGCCGAGCAGGCGCTGCGGCGGTTCGTCGCGTGGCACCAGGGCCGCCCGGACCGGACGCTGGTCGGCACCGAGGTCGAGTTCGACGTACTGCTGCCCGACGAGGAGAAGCCGGCGGTCCGGGTGAAGGGGCGGATGGACCGGGTCGAGAAGGATCCCGAGGGGAAGATCCGGGTCGTCGACCTGAAGACCGGCCGCTCGATCCCGACGAAACCCGCGCTGGAACGGCATGTGCAGCTGGCGATCTACCAGCGCGCGATCAACGCCCGGCAGCTGAAGAAACTCGGCGAGGACGCGGAGGCCGGCGGCGCCGAGCTGGTGCAGCTGCGCCACGACGACAACGGCGGCTTCCCGAAGGTGCAGCCGCAGGCCCCGCTGGAAACCGACGAGGACGGCCGGACCTGGCTCGACGAGGCCGTCGACGAGGCCGAGTCGATGATCCGCACCGAAGAGTTCACCGCCCAGCGCAACGACGGCTGCAACCGCTGCGAGGCGCGGTCGTTGTGCCCCATCCAGCCCGAAGGCCGGGAGATCGTCTGATGCCCGCGGAACTGCGCACCACGGCCGACCTGTGCGACCTGCTGGGGATCCCGTTCAGCGACCAGCAGCTCGCGGCGATCACCGCGCCGCTGGAGCCCGGCGTGATCGTGGCCGGCGCCGGCTCCGGCAAGACGACGGCGATGGCGGCCCGGGTCGTGTGGCTGATCTGCACCGGGCAGGTGAAACCGGAGGAAGTGCTCGGGCTGACCTTCACCAAGAAGGCCGCGAACGAGCTCGACGTCCGGATCCGCGAGGACCTGACCAAGGCCGGCGTCCTCGGCTCGACCCTGCCGCCCGACCAGCACCCGATCCTCGCCGCGCACCTGCGCAGCAACATCCCGAACTGGGAGCCCGAGGAGTCGGGCGAGCCCGTCGTCTCGACGTACCACGCCTTCGCCGGCACGTTGATCGCGGAGCACGGGCTGCGGCTCGGGCTCGAGCCGGACTCGCGCGTGCTCGCCGACGCCACCCGGTACCAGCTGGCCGGTCGCGTCGTGCGGCGGTCCGCCGGGCCGATCCGGTTCGCGTCGCATCACGTGCCGACGCTCGTCAACAGCCTGCTCGCGCTCGACGGCGAGCTCGCGGACCACCTGCTCCGGCCGGACGACATCCGCGACCACGACGACGCCGTACGGCGGGAGGTCGCGGCGGCGCGCAAGCAGACCGTCGAGGTGCGCAAACTCGCGGAGACCGCGTTGAAGCGCGGGGAGATCCTGCAGCTCGTCGAGGAGTACCAGGCGTACAAGGGGGAGCGCGGCGTCGTCGACTTCGCCGACCAGATGGCGCTCGGCGCGCGGCTGGCCGAGGAGTGCCCGGAGGTGGCCGCCGTCGAGCGGGCGCGGTACAAGGTCGTGCTGCTCGACGAGTACCAGGACACCTCGGTCTCGCAGCGCCGGATGCTGACGGCGCTGTTCGCCGGGCCGGATCGGGAGCACGGCCGGGGCCACCCCGTCACTGCGGTCGGTGACCCGTGTCAGGCGATCTACGGGTGGCGTGGGGCGTCGGTCGCGAACCTGGACGAGTTCCCTCAGCATTTCCCGCAGGCTGATGGTTCTCCCGCTCGGCGCTACGTGCTGAGTGTCAACCGGCGCTGTGGCAGCCGGATCCTCGCCGCCGCGAACCAGCACGCGGCGGAGCTCTACGAGCAGCACCCGGGCGTGATCCCGCTCGAAGCGCCGGAGAACGCTCCGGAAGGTGCGATCACCGTCGGGCTGTTCGAGACCCGGTCGCAGGAGATCGAGTGGGTCGCCGACGCGATCGTCGCCGCGCACCGCACCCGGAACCGCCGCTGGAAGGACATCGGCATCCTGATGCGGACGAACGTCGACCTCAGCGCGGTGCACGAGGCGCTGATCGCCCGCAAGGTCCCGGTCGAGGTGGTCGGCCTCGGCGGGCTGCTCGCGCTGC containing:
- a CDS encoding ATP-dependent DNA helicase translates to MVSRQGSRYRLVREERRSTAAPVLDADQQAVVEHPGGPLLVLAGPGTGKTTTLVEAVVDRVRNRGLSPDEVLVLTFGRKAATELRDRITGRLGRTTRVMPSMTFHSFCYALLRRFTPADAFDVPLRLPSGPEQALRLSEALSGSREVGAVHWPGSLHPALKTRGFTDEVQAVIGKARQLGLDPEDLSAIGRSAERAEWVAVGDFFEEYLQILDAEQVLDYSELIHRAVILAQQPQVRAKLRSEFKAVFVDEYQDTDPGQTKLLQAIAGDGRDLVVVGDPDQSIYTFRGADVRGLLRFTDEFRTRDGAEAAQIALGTTRRFGTTLQRVSRNVVNRLGVPGSLDRDTFDRFRNPDASSCVYGPGKVEANLYSTSGAELEHIADLLRRAHVQDGIGWSEMAVLVRSGSRSIPPLRRALSAAGIPVDVAGDELPLSREPAVRPMLLALRAVADPETLTVDVVRALALSPLGAMDAGQLRRLARVLRRRDRDAAGGQRLPRSSDELLRDALLNPLLLDEEASPAEARFAALGERLLKARNIVTAGAAPDEVMWSLWSDSPWLRRLRGQASAGGETARTANRDLDSLCALFDAAGRAEEQVGFKGVSAFLSELESLDIAADNRFDGTYREAGVQLMTAHRSKGLQWRLVVVASVQEGQWPDLRRRGSLLEPDRLGTDGLIDPLSAGALLAEERRLFYVAITRARERLIVTAVQAPEADGDQPSRFLAELDIPLKLVAGRPRRPLSLPGLVADLRCVLADPASSPALKRVAADRLAKLADAIDEREQPLVPTADPSRWWGVRERTESVRPVADPDQPVPLSGSALTTIVDCPLRWFLTRRAGGETQSTSALGFGSVLHALADAVATGTLPPSVDELNGWLDKVWTQLEFESAWISDRERGEAEQALRRFVAWHQGRPDRTLVGTEVEFDVLLPDEEKPAVRVKGRMDRVEKDPEGKIRVVDLKTGRSIPTKPALERHVQLAIYQRAINARQLKKLGEDAEAGGAELVQLRHDDNGGFPKVQPQAPLETDEDGRTWLDEAVDEAESMIRTEEFTAQRNDGCNRCEARSLCPIQPEGREIV